CCGAAGCTTGCCGGCATCACCAGCAGCACGAGCACAAGATTGGCCGAGGTGAGCATCGACAGGGCCGCATCCGCCTCCTGCGGTTCCCGTCCGGGCAACAGATAGTTGAGCGGCATGACGACGAGCGCGTTCTGGGCCGAGGCAGCGAAAAAACTACCTGCGAGCAGAAAGGCGAAGCGGCCGAACTCATCGGGCGTGGCGAACGCAATGAAGGCCAGGTTCAGCAACAGGTTGAAGGCGCTGTTCAGAGCCTGATCGACGAGGGAAAGAAAGACGGCACGCTTCATGGCAGACCGGCAAAGGTTTTCAGCCGAACCGACAGGTAGCGCAGACGACACCGAGTTGCGTCGTACCAATTGCCCCGACGGGTGCCCACGGCGAGCAATGCCTGCTCGTTTCCAATCTTCAGCATGTTACGCGGCTTGATCGCCACCGACGTCAGGGCAAGGCCCGGGCGGCAAGTATGCACCTCGCGAAAGCCCATGGCGAACAGATGATCGAGTATGCGGGCGTCGAAGCGACCGAAGGGCGGGGCTACCACATCGACCGGTCGCCCCAATATCCCTTCCAGTGCGGCCCTTCCCTCCTTCACGTCATCGACGAACTCCCGCTCCGATATGGAGGTCCAGTCGAGATGAGCGGCGCCATGCACGCCGATTTCCATACCGAGAGCGTCGAGCGCCCGGATGTCGTCAACCGTGAGGCGACCAGGACGGCCGAGGAAACGCGTCGGCACGAAGAAGGCGCCAGCGACGCCGTTGCGTGCGAGCCATGGGGCGAGCAGATCGATGTCGGAGCGAAAGGCGTCGTCGCTGGTGATCCTCAACCGCGTACCGGTCTTCCGGCTCATGGCGAGCAGGTCGTCGAGAAGCGGCCGCGCCGCCGAAAACGGCATCCAGGACGTCAGCTCGTCGTCGCGCGCGTCCGGCTCTTCGGCAAGGTCATGCAGGCCGACGATCAGTTCGAACCGCGGCGTTCCCCTTTCAACTTCCACGGCGCGCCTCCGACTTCCACGGCGACCACCAGGGAAGAACCGTCGCGAACAGGATGCGGAGATCGAGGAGGAAGGACCATGTCTCGATATACTGAAGATCGCGCGCGAGACGGGCGGCCATGGATTCTTCGGTCGGCGTCGGGCCGCGATGGCCGGTGACCTGGGCGAGTCCGCTCATGCCCGGACGAACGGCATAGCGGGTCATGTAGCCCGGGAGGATGTTCCGATAGTGTTCGTCGAGCGCCAGCGGATGCGGACGCGGGCCAATCAGCGACATGTCGCCGAGAAGAACATTGAAGAGCTGCGGCAGCTCGTCGATGCTGGTCCGGCGAAGAATGTTGCCAAGACGCGTGATGCGCGCGTCCCCAACCGTGGCCTGGCGAAACGCCTCCCGGCTCGCCGCCGCCGTCATGGTGCGGAACTTGTAGATGCGGAAGGTGCGGCCGCCAAGGCCGTAGCGGTCCTGCGGAAACAGTACCGGGCCGGGGCTGTCGAGCCGGATCAACATTGCGACGAAGAGCAGCAGCGGCGCCAGCAACACCAAGCCGCACCCTGCCCCCACGACATCGAAGGCGCGCTTCAACCAGGACCGGGCGGCCACAGGATGGCGGGCTGCGCTGCGCAGGATGTCTTCATCGGTGAAGTCGGTCATGTCGAGTGTCGAGTCCGCGTCGATGCAAAGAGGGAAGCGAGGGCGTCGCGCATCGGGGCCGGCCGATAGGCGTCGTCATAGGGAAGCCCCTGATTGTCGGTCATGTCCGCCGCACGCCGACGCAGCCAGCTATCGTCGTCGGAGAGCCCCCAGGTCACGACGCCGGCAAGCGCCGAGCTGTCCAGGGCAACGGAGAGCACTTTTTGAACCTCGGCCGCCGCCAGCCTGCGGCGCTCGGACATCGAGCGGCCATGGGCGCTCGGCGCCTCGGTAACGTCGAGTTCGGTGACTGCGACCGTCAGGCCGAAGTCTTCGAGACGCTGGAGGAACCGCCGAAAGATGCGCTCGTCGAAGCGAAACCGCGTGTCGAGGTGGCATTGCATGCCGAAGCCATGGATCGGAACTCCGGCCTTGATCAGCCTTTCAAGGAGACGAAGGGTGCCGGTGCGTCGGCGCTCCTGCCAATCCTCGGCGTAGTAGAGGTGGTCGTCGTTGAGGTAGAGGCGCGCCGACGGCGCCGCCTCGGCGGCGAGGTGGAAGGCCTCGGCGACGTAGTCCGGCCCGAGCATGGCATAGAAGGGGGTGCGGCGCATGAAGTCCGCGCCGCCGTCATAAGGTTCGATCGCCTCGTTGACCACGTCCCACTCGAAAATCGCATCGCGGTAACGGCCTGCCACCTCCGCGATGTGCGGGGCGACGAAACGTCGCCAATCGGCGGCGGTAGACAGTCGCTCGGCACCGGCCGGCAGATGTTCGTGCCAGATCAGCGTGTGACCGCGCAACCGCTTGCCACGCCGCGCCGCGCTGGCGACGATGGCATCGCAAGCCCGGTAGTCGGGATCGTCGCCCAGAGCTTGGACCAGCGCACCCCATTTCATCTGCCACGCCGGCACCCAGACCGAGCACTCGCCGTCGAAGAGGCGGATATGGCGGGCCTGATCGGAAACGTCCGAATGAGTCACTGCCACGCCGAAATATCGTCCTGACCGGGCCGCCAGTTCGCCGAGCCGAGCCGATCGCGCCGCGGCGGACACCGGTGGGGCGAGGGAAAGACTTGCGCAGGCGGCGAGCAGGGATCGGCGCGTCAGAGGCATTCAGACGACCGACTGCAGCGGGGAAGAGCGACTGTCGGCCGGCTGATCGGCGACGATATCGCGGAAATAGGCGATGGTCGGTCCGAGACCATCTTTCAGCGAGATGGTCGGCCTCCAGTCGAGCAGGCGCTCGGCCTTGGCGATGTTCGGCCGGCGACGGCGCGGATCGTCGGACGGCAAGGGCAGATAGGTG
Above is a window of Pleomorphomonas sp. T1.2MG-36 DNA encoding:
- a CDS encoding polysaccharide deacetylase family protein — encoded protein: MEVERGTPRFELIVGLHDLAEEPDARDDELTSWMPFSAARPLLDDLLAMSRKTGTRLRITSDDAFRSDIDLLAPWLARNGVAGAFFVPTRFLGRPGRLTVDDIRALDALGMEIGVHGAAHLDWTSISEREFVDDVKEGRAALEGILGRPVDVVAPPFGRFDARILDHLFAMGFREVHTCRPGLALTSVAIKPRNMLKIGNEQALLAVGTRRGNWYDATRCRLRYLSVRLKTFAGLP
- a CDS encoding endo-1,4-beta-xylanase, with amino-acid sequence MPLTRRSLLAACASLSLAPPVSAAARSARLGELAARSGRYFGVAVTHSDVSDQARHIRLFDGECSVWVPAWQMKWGALVQALGDDPDYRACDAIVASAARRGKRLRGHTLIWHEHLPAGAERLSTAADWRRFVAPHIAEVAGRYRDAIFEWDVVNEAIEPYDGGADFMRRTPFYAMLGPDYVAEAFHLAAEAAPSARLYLNDDHLYYAEDWQERRRTGTLRLLERLIKAGVPIHGFGMQCHLDTRFRFDERIFRRFLQRLEDFGLTVAVTELDVTEAPSAHGRSMSERRRLAAAEVQKVLSVALDSSALAGVVTWGLSDDDSWLRRRAADMTDNQGLPYDDAYRPAPMRDALASLFASTRTRHST
- a CDS encoding sugar transferase — its product is MTDFTDEDILRSAARHPVAARSWLKRAFDVVGAGCGLVLLAPLLLFVAMLIRLDSPGPVLFPQDRYGLGGRTFRIYKFRTMTAAASREAFRQATVGDARITRLGNILRRTSIDELPQLFNVLLGDMSLIGPRPHPLALDEHYRNILPGYMTRYAVRPGMSGLAQVTGHRGPTPTEESMAARLARDLQYIETWSFLLDLRILFATVLPWWSPWKSEARRGS